Proteins from one Embleya scabrispora genomic window:
- a CDS encoding trans-sulfuration enzyme family protein produces MDLRPDSPATAGRTDTAPAGATPAGAASAGSTPTGSTPAGPVARHTLETRAVHAGRDDLAALGVHAVPIDLSTTYPLSDLPAAALALDAYAEGELPDGSAIYGRLTNPTVRRFEQALAELEGCADAVAFATGMAAVTACLLAAAAQGRRHVVAVRPLYGTTDHLLSGGLLGTEVTWVEPDGVAAALRPDTGLVMVETPANPTLAELDLVELAAQAGEIPLLVDNTFATPILQRPASSGARLVLHSATKFLGGHGDVLGGVVACDPQWAKALRQIRFATGALLHPLAGYLLLRGLATLPIRVARASATAAALAARLAAHPAVARVHYPSIGGALIAFEPTGDPIRLVGALRLITPAVSLGGVDTLIQHPASLTHRVIDDAARAEGDIGPHLLRLSIGLEHEADLWADLSAALDRMGGRQVGAAPAPDAGVGAGDGAPGAALWPVGV; encoded by the coding sequence ATGGACCTTCGACCGGACTCCCCCGCCACCGCCGGCCGCACCGACACCGCGCCCGCCGGCGCCACCCCTGCCGGCGCCGCCTCTGCCGGCTCCACCCCCACCGGCTCCACCCCCGCCGGACCCGTCGCGCGGCACACGTTGGAGACCCGCGCGGTACACGCCGGCCGCGACGACCTGGCCGCGCTGGGCGTACACGCCGTGCCGATCGACCTGTCGACCACCTATCCCCTTTCGGACCTGCCGGCGGCGGCGCTCGCCCTGGACGCCTACGCGGAGGGCGAGTTGCCCGACGGCTCGGCGATCTACGGTCGGCTGACCAATCCGACCGTGCGCCGCTTCGAGCAGGCGCTCGCCGAACTGGAGGGCTGCGCCGACGCGGTGGCGTTCGCGACCGGCATGGCGGCGGTCACCGCGTGCCTGCTCGCCGCCGCCGCGCAGGGCCGACGGCACGTGGTCGCGGTCCGGCCGCTGTACGGCACCACCGACCACCTGCTCTCCGGCGGCCTGCTCGGCACCGAGGTCACCTGGGTCGAACCGGACGGCGTGGCCGCGGCGTTGCGACCCGACACGGGTCTGGTCATGGTCGAGACACCGGCCAATCCGACGCTGGCCGAACTCGATCTGGTCGAACTCGCGGCGCAGGCGGGCGAGATACCGCTGTTGGTGGACAACACGTTCGCCACGCCGATCCTGCAGCGGCCTGCCTCCTCGGGTGCCCGTCTGGTCCTGCACAGTGCGACCAAGTTCCTCGGCGGACACGGTGACGTGCTCGGCGGTGTGGTGGCCTGTGATCCGCAGTGGGCCAAGGCGCTGCGGCAAATCCGGTTCGCGACGGGGGCGTTGCTGCACCCGCTGGCGGGCTATCTGCTGCTGCGCGGCCTCGCGACCCTGCCGATCCGCGTCGCCAGGGCCTCCGCGACGGCCGCCGCGCTGGCCGCCCGACTGGCGGCGCACCCGGCGGTGGCGCGCGTGCACTATCCGAGCATCGGCGGCGCGCTGATCGCCTTCGAACCGACCGGCGACCCGATCCGGCTGGTCGGCGCGCTCCGCCTGATCACCCCCGCCGTGAGCCTCGGTGGCGTCGACACCCTCATCCAGCACCCGGCTTCGCTGACCCACCGGGTCATCGACGACGCGGCGCGCGCCGAAGGCGACATCGGCCCGCACCTGCTCCGCCTGTCGATCGGCCTGGAACACGAGGCGGACCTGTGGGCGGACCTGTCGGCGGCGCTGGACCGGATGGGCGGGCGGCAGGTCGGGGCAGCGCCGGCTCCGGACGCCGGGGTCGGGGCGGGTGACGGCGCGCCGGGCGCGGCGCTGTGGCCGGTGGGGGTCTGA
- a CDS encoding Lrp/AsnC family transcriptional regulator codes for MSQSIALDPTDLGILRALQNDARISNKALAAEVGIAPSTCLDRVARMRAAGVVKGATVEVDAAALGRPLQAMLAVRVRPHHRAVLNPFVGHVLKLPETRALYHLAGPDDFLVHVAVADATGLQRLVVDGFTARTEVTQVHTMLIFQQWSGGPLLPPEPSVPARRLTAG; via the coding sequence ATGAGCCAATCCATCGCCCTTGATCCGACCGATCTCGGCATTCTCCGGGCCCTTCAGAACGATGCCCGGATCAGCAACAAGGCGCTCGCGGCCGAGGTCGGCATAGCGCCCTCGACCTGCCTGGACCGGGTGGCTCGGATGCGCGCCGCCGGGGTGGTGAAGGGTGCGACGGTGGAGGTGGACGCGGCCGCGCTCGGACGACCGCTGCAGGCGATGCTCGCGGTGCGGGTACGGCCCCATCACCGCGCGGTGCTCAACCCGTTCGTCGGGCATGTGCTGAAGTTGCCGGAGACCCGCGCGCTGTACCACCTCGCGGGTCCCGACGACTTCCTCGTGCACGTCGCGGTCGCCGACGCGACCGGGCTGCAACGGTTGGTGGTGGACGGATTCACGGCGCGCACCGAGGTGACCCAGGTGCACACGATGCTGATCTTCCAGCAGTGGTCCGGCGGTCCGCTCCTCCCGCCCGAACCTTCGGTTCCCGCACGGCGCCTGACGGCGGGTTAG
- a CDS encoding low temperature requirement protein A — protein MTSRSSTEPHRASTPLELFFDLTFVVAVAQAGSRLVHSLAEGHPGHGIAGYLLVFFAIWWAWVNFTWFASAYDCDDPLYRVATLVQITGVLVLAAGVPRAFENSDYTVAIVGYLIMRLALTFQWLRAAHDETDPAARRTALRYAAGLVLVQIGWVVLLLLPDAAWNWGFPPLAIAEMAVPAIAERRHPTTWHPHHIAERYGLFTIIMLGESVSAATVAIQTALDDQAALDELLPIAAGGLLIVFAAYWIYFAAPIHEYLESGQQAFLWGYGHYVIFGSAAAIGAGLEVAVEQAVGEAHISDLAAAASVTIPAGLFLVATWALHARHHKRGAAQQVLLPAAAVLVLACTFLGEAAVPAAGAVAALTVAAGVALSARQGEGAGDVDPHGERVSEAD, from the coding sequence ATGACCTCGCGCAGTTCCACGGAGCCGCACCGCGCGTCCACGCCGTTGGAGTTGTTCTTCGACCTGACCTTCGTGGTAGCCGTCGCACAAGCCGGCAGCCGCCTGGTGCACTCGCTCGCGGAGGGCCACCCCGGGCACGGGATCGCGGGATACCTGCTCGTGTTCTTCGCGATCTGGTGGGCGTGGGTCAACTTCACCTGGTTCGCCTCCGCATACGACTGCGACGACCCGCTGTACCGCGTCGCCACACTCGTCCAGATCACCGGTGTCCTGGTCCTGGCCGCCGGCGTCCCGCGCGCGTTCGAGAACAGCGACTACACCGTCGCCATCGTCGGCTACCTGATCATGCGCCTCGCGCTGACCTTCCAGTGGCTGCGCGCGGCCCACGACGAGACCGACCCGGCGGCCCGCCGCACCGCGCTGCGCTACGCGGCCGGCCTGGTGCTGGTCCAGATCGGCTGGGTCGTGCTGCTGCTCCTGCCCGACGCCGCGTGGAACTGGGGCTTCCCACCGCTGGCGATCGCCGAGATGGCGGTGCCGGCCATCGCCGAACGCCGACACCCCACCACCTGGCATCCGCATCACATCGCCGAGCGCTACGGCCTGTTCACCATCATCATGCTCGGCGAGAGCGTGTCCGCCGCGACCGTCGCGATCCAGACCGCGCTCGACGACCAGGCCGCGCTGGACGAGTTGTTGCCGATCGCCGCCGGCGGGCTCCTGATCGTGTTCGCGGCCTATTGGATCTACTTCGCGGCGCCGATCCACGAATACCTCGAGTCCGGTCAGCAGGCGTTCCTGTGGGGATACGGCCACTACGTGATCTTCGGCTCCGCCGCCGCGATCGGGGCCGGTCTGGAAGTCGCCGTCGAGCAGGCCGTCGGCGAGGCGCACATCTCCGACCTCGCCGCCGCGGCGAGCGTCACGATCCCCGCGGGGCTGTTCCTGGTCGCCACGTGGGCGCTGCACGCCCGCCACCACAAGCGCGGCGCCGCCCAGCAGGTACTGCTGCCGGCCGCCGCGGTACTGGTCCTGGCCTGCACGTTCCTGGGCGAGGCGGCGGTGCCGGCGGCCGGAGCGGTGGCGGCGCTGACCGTCGCCGCGGGGGTGGCGTTGTCCGCCCGCCAGGGCGAGGGCGCCGGCGACGTCGACCCGCACGGGGAGCGGGTGTCCGAGGCCGACTGA
- a CDS encoding lactate 2-monooxygenase, whose translation MVDGPVPDDPQSDGAQSDGAQSDEARAGEAQAAGPFAAFQDSIYLDGLLTGEPPAYPTGASALEEAARERLDPGPRGYVLGGAGGGATMRANREAFERRRIVPRMLRDVGTRDLSCSVLGTESPAPVLLGPVGVQSIVHPEGELATARAAAGLGLPMVLSTASSYSLEEVAAASGSGPRWFQLYWPRDDDVTISLLARARAAGYTVLVVTLDTWYLGWRPTDLDRAYLPFLRHIGLANYLSDPAFLAGLSRPIAEDPTAAIVHWAGMFSDPTKTWSDLAFLRDNWIGPIVLKGVLHPDDARKARDTGLNGIVVGNHGGRQLDGAIGALDALPEIATAVGDDLTVLFDSGVRTGTDILKALALGARAVLLGRPYIYGLALGGEPGITHVLRCLLAEFDLSMALSGHTHLNDLNPKILT comes from the coding sequence ATGGTCGATGGCCCGGTGCCCGACGATCCGCAGTCGGACGGCGCGCAGTCGGACGGCGCGCAATCGGATGAGGCGCGGGCCGGTGAGGCGCAGGCCGCCGGGCCCTTCGCCGCGTTTCAGGACTCGATCTATCTCGACGGGCTGCTGACCGGAGAGCCGCCCGCGTACCCGACGGGCGCGAGCGCGCTGGAGGAGGCCGCGCGCGAACGGCTCGATCCGGGGCCGCGCGGCTACGTTCTGGGCGGCGCGGGCGGCGGCGCGACGATGCGGGCCAACCGGGAGGCGTTCGAGCGGCGCCGGATCGTCCCGCGCATGTTGCGGGACGTGGGCACCCGGGATCTGTCCTGCTCGGTATTGGGCACGGAGTCGCCCGCGCCGGTGCTGCTCGGGCCGGTCGGCGTGCAGTCGATCGTGCATCCCGAGGGCGAGTTGGCGACCGCGCGGGCGGCGGCCGGGCTCGGGCTGCCGATGGTGTTGAGCACCGCGTCGTCGTACTCCCTGGAGGAGGTCGCCGCCGCGTCCGGCTCGGGCCCGCGGTGGTTCCAGCTCTATTGGCCGCGTGACGACGACGTGACGATCAGCCTGCTCGCCCGGGCGCGGGCGGCCGGTTACACCGTGCTCGTGGTCACCCTGGACACCTGGTACCTGGGATGGCGGCCGACCGACCTGGACCGGGCGTACCTGCCCTTCCTGCGGCACATCGGCCTGGCCAACTACCTGAGCGACCCGGCCTTCCTGGCCGGGTTGAGCCGCCCGATCGCCGAGGACCCGACGGCCGCGATCGTGCACTGGGCCGGAATGTTCTCCGACCCGACCAAAACCTGGTCCGACCTGGCCTTCCTCCGCGACAACTGGATCGGCCCGATCGTCCTCAAGGGCGTCCTCCACCCCGACGATGCCCGAAAGGCGCGCGACACAGGGCTGAACGGCATCGTGGTCGGCAACCACGGCGGCCGCCAACTGGACGGCGCCATCGGGGCATTGGACGCTCTCCCGGAGATCGCGACAGCAGTGGGCGACGACTTGACGGTCCTCTTCGACAGCGGCGTACGCACCGGCACCGACATCCTCAAGGCCCTGGCCCTGGGCGCCCGCGCGGTACTCCTGGGCCGCCCCTACATCTACGGCCTGGCCCTGGGCGGCGAACCCGGCATCACCCACGTACTCCGCTGCCTACTGGCCGAGTTCGACCTATCCATGGCCCTATCCGGCCACACCCACCTCAACGACCTGAACCCCAAAATCCTGACCTGA
- a CDS encoding GntR family transcriptional regulator, which translates to MDTGHGALALPSFDDRPILRDRVARELRAALIAGEMRPGVVYSAPALAAQFGVSPTPVREAMLDLANEGLVEAVRNKGFRVTELSDRELDEFTEVRALIEVPVVARLAGVVTPAQTAALRPVAEEIVAAAEAGDLIRYVEADRRFHLSLLALAGNEHLVRVVGDLRKRSRLYGLSRLARGGRLAASAAEHLELLDALDSGDPAAAEQVMARHIGHVRNLWAGPEREG; encoded by the coding sequence ATGGACACGGGACACGGAGCGCTTGCGCTGCCGTCCTTCGACGATCGACCGATCCTGCGGGATCGGGTGGCACGAGAGTTGCGCGCGGCGTTGATCGCGGGTGAGATGCGGCCGGGTGTGGTCTATTCCGCGCCCGCGTTGGCCGCTCAGTTCGGCGTATCGCCGACGCCCGTGCGCGAGGCGATGCTCGACCTCGCCAACGAGGGACTGGTCGAAGCCGTCCGCAACAAGGGGTTTCGCGTCACCGAGCTGTCCGACCGCGAGTTGGACGAGTTCACCGAGGTGCGTGCGCTGATCGAGGTTCCGGTGGTGGCCCGCCTCGCGGGCGTGGTCACCCCGGCCCAGACCGCCGCGCTGCGCCCGGTCGCCGAGGAGATCGTCGCGGCGGCGGAGGCGGGCGACCTGATCAGGTACGTGGAGGCGGACCGCCGCTTCCATCTGTCGCTGCTCGCGCTGGCGGGCAACGAACACCTGGTCCGGGTGGTCGGCGATCTGCGCAAACGCTCGCGCCTGTACGGGCTGTCCCGGCTCGCGCGCGGTGGCCGACTCGCCGCGTCCGCCGCCGAACACCTCGAACTGCTCGACGCGCTCGACAGCGGCGACCCGGCCGCGGCCGAGCAGGTGATGGCCCGGCACATCGGCCACGTCCGCAACCTGTGGGCGGGGCCGGAGCGGGAGGGCTAG
- a CDS encoding proline racemase family protein, with protein MRSRHVYHAVDSHTEGMPTRVITGGIGVIPGATMAERRGHFMAELDHIRTLLMYEPRGHGAMSGAILQPPTRPDADYGVLFIEVSGCLPMCGHGTIGVATVLVETGMVEVVEPVTTVRLDTPAGLVVAHVEVRDGAARSVTLRNVPAYAHELDATVDVPGLGAVTYDMAYGGNFYAILPIEKVGLPFDRAEGPRILETGLAIMAAINEQARPVHPEQPEFAGCHHVQFLAPGSDAALSRNAMAIHPGWFDRSPCGTGTSARIAQLAARGELTAGQTFVNESFIGTRFRGRIVAETEVAGRPAVVPEITGRAWITATAQYLLDPEDPFPAGFRL; from the coding sequence ATGCGTTCCCGACACGTCTACCACGCGGTCGACTCGCACACGGAGGGCATGCCCACCCGGGTGATCACCGGCGGCATCGGGGTGATCCCCGGTGCAACGATGGCCGAGCGGCGCGGCCACTTCATGGCCGAACTGGACCACATCCGCACGCTGTTGATGTACGAGCCGCGGGGGCACGGGGCGATGAGCGGGGCGATCCTGCAACCGCCGACCCGGCCGGACGCCGACTACGGCGTGTTGTTCATCGAGGTATCGGGCTGTCTGCCGATGTGTGGGCACGGCACCATCGGGGTGGCCACCGTCCTGGTCGAGACCGGCATGGTCGAGGTGGTCGAGCCGGTGACCACGGTCCGCCTGGACACCCCGGCTGGGCTCGTGGTCGCCCACGTCGAGGTCCGCGACGGCGCGGCCCGCTCGGTGACCTTGCGCAATGTCCCCGCGTACGCCCACGAGTTGGACGCGACCGTGGACGTGCCGGGGCTCGGCGCGGTCACCTACGACATGGCGTACGGCGGCAACTTCTACGCGATCCTGCCGATCGAGAAGGTCGGCCTGCCGTTCGACCGGGCCGAGGGCCCCCGCATCCTGGAGACCGGTCTCGCGATCATGGCGGCGATCAACGAGCAGGCCAGGCCGGTGCACCCGGAGCAGCCGGAGTTCGCGGGCTGCCACCACGTGCAGTTCCTCGCCCCGGGCTCGGACGCGGCGCTGTCGCGCAACGCGATGGCGATCCACCCCGGTTGGTTCGACCGTTCGCCGTGCGGCACCGGAACCAGCGCGCGGATCGCGCAGTTGGCGGCACGGGGCGAGTTGACGGCGGGGCAGACGTTCGTCAACGAGTCGTTCATCGGGACCCGCTTCCGCGGTCGGATCGTGGCCGAGACGGAGGTCGCCGGGCGGCCGGCGGTGGTGCCGGAGATCACCGGGCGGGCGTGGATCACCGCGACCGCGCAGTATCTGCTCGACCCGGAGGACCCGTTCCCGGCGGGGTTTCGGCTCTGA
- a CDS encoding dihydrodipicolinate synthase family protein codes for MSTSPHLPAPETSAPRDGADRKPWHGVVVATALPLREDLSVDFDAYAEHVRWLVDSGCDGVCPNGSLGEYQSLTPEERARVVRVAVDAVGGDRVLPGVAAYGAAESLRWTEQAAEAGARAVMLLPPNSYRADARAVMDHYRTVARAGLPIVAYNNPFDTKVDLTPRLLADLYEEGLVVGVKEFTGDVRRAYEVAELAPGLDVLIGSDDVALEFGLAGAVGWIAGYANVFPRASVELYRAAVHGDPRAALPLYRLLHPLLRLDARTEFVQSIKLSMDLAGLRGGPCRAPRLPLTPEQEAFVRESTEKALAEGLN; via the coding sequence ATGAGCACAAGCCCGCACCTTCCCGCCCCGGAGACCTCCGCCCCGCGGGACGGCGCCGACCGCAAGCCGTGGCACGGCGTCGTGGTGGCCACCGCCCTGCCGCTGCGCGAGGACCTGTCGGTGGACTTCGACGCGTACGCCGAACACGTCCGGTGGCTCGTGGACTCGGGCTGCGACGGGGTGTGTCCGAACGGATCGCTGGGCGAGTACCAATCGCTCACCCCGGAGGAGCGCGCCCGCGTGGTGCGGGTCGCGGTCGACGCGGTGGGCGGCGACCGGGTGCTCCCGGGCGTGGCGGCGTACGGCGCGGCCGAGTCGCTGCGCTGGACCGAGCAGGCGGCCGAGGCAGGCGCCCGTGCGGTGATGCTGCTTCCGCCGAACTCCTATCGCGCGGACGCCCGTGCGGTGATGGACCACTACCGCACGGTGGCCCGGGCCGGGCTGCCGATCGTGGCCTACAACAACCCGTTCGACACGAAGGTCGACCTGACCCCCCGGCTGCTCGCGGACCTGTACGAGGAAGGTCTCGTGGTCGGCGTCAAGGAGTTCACCGGCGACGTGCGCCGGGCCTACGAGGTGGCCGAACTGGCGCCGGGACTCGACGTGTTGATCGGCAGCGACGATGTCGCCCTGGAGTTCGGGCTGGCCGGCGCGGTGGGCTGGATCGCGGGCTACGCCAACGTCTTTCCGCGGGCGAGCGTGGAGTTGTACCGCGCGGCCGTGCACGGCGACCCGCGTGCGGCGTTGCCGCTGTACCGCCTGTTGCACCCGCTGCTGCGGCTGGACGCGCGCACCGAGTTCGTGCAGTCGATCAAGTTGTCGATGGATCTGGCGGGCCTGCGCGGCGGCCCGTGCCGCGCGCCGAGGCTGCCGCTGACGCCCGAACAGGAAGCCTTCGTCCGGGAATCCACCGAGAAGGCGCTCGCGGAGGGATTGAACTGA
- a CDS encoding NAD(P)/FAD-dependent oxidoreductase, with amino-acid sequence MSHEMGGRDVLHDLVVVGAGPAGLAAAVTAAGFGLRVAVLDTNARAGGQYHRHRAGRPPAWAPLARLHTVEHLAEHRVWAVERGDDHFTAHAVAGERDGVAVTVRGRRLLLATGAYDRQLPFPGWDLPGVFTAGGAQALLKGNGVAPGRRAVVAGTGPFLLPVAVGLADAGVRVLAVVEASRPTPRAAALAPHSPARVVEAAGYAAALARRRIPYRTGRAVIAAHGDGGALGSVTVARLDADWRVRPGTERELACDTLAVGYGFTPQLELAGQLGCASTPDGFVAVDTRQATDLPGLYAAGESTGIGGAQLSQVEGELAAYAVAGRTPPKALLRRRARLTRFAAGLRALYPIRSGWSSWSDEDTPICRCEEVPRGRIADAARHGADDVRSIKLLTRAGMGWCQGRMCAEATACVLSDVLGRPIAAPAPTRAIAVPIRLGDLAQGAS; translated from the coding sequence ATGAGCCACGAGATGGGCGGCCGCGACGTCCTCCACGACCTCGTCGTCGTCGGCGCCGGGCCGGCCGGTCTCGCCGCCGCCGTCACCGCGGCCGGCTTCGGCCTGCGGGTCGCCGTCCTGGACACGAACGCCCGGGCGGGCGGCCAGTATCACCGGCACCGCGCGGGCCGACCGCCCGCCTGGGCGCCGCTCGCGCGCCTGCACACCGTCGAGCACCTGGCCGAACACCGGGTCTGGGCGGTCGAACGCGGCGACGACCACTTCACCGCGCACGCCGTGGCGGGCGAGCGCGACGGCGTCGCGGTGACCGTGCGCGGCCGCCGGCTGCTCCTGGCCACCGGTGCCTACGACCGGCAACTGCCCTTCCCCGGCTGGGATCTGCCCGGCGTGTTCACCGCCGGCGGCGCGCAGGCCCTGCTCAAGGGCAACGGCGTCGCGCCCGGGCGGCGGGCGGTGGTGGCCGGTACCGGTCCGTTCCTGCTGCCGGTCGCCGTCGGGCTCGCCGACGCGGGTGTGCGGGTGCTCGCGGTCGTCGAGGCGTCGCGCCCCACGCCGCGGGCCGCCGCACTCGCGCCGCACAGCCCCGCGCGGGTGGTCGAGGCCGCGGGATATGCCGCCGCGTTGGCGCGGCGGCGCATCCCGTACCGCACCGGCCGGGCGGTGATCGCCGCGCACGGCGACGGGGGCGCACTGGGCTCGGTCACCGTGGCCCGGCTCGACGCCGACTGGCGGGTGCGGCCCGGGACGGAGCGCGAACTGGCCTGCGACACCCTCGCGGTCGGCTACGGCTTCACCCCGCAGCTCGAACTCGCCGGCCAACTCGGCTGCGCGAGCACCCCCGACGGCTTCGTCGCGGTCGACACGCGCCAGGCCACCGATTTGCCCGGGCTGTACGCCGCCGGCGAGAGCACCGGCATCGGCGGCGCGCAACTCTCGCAGGTAGAGGGCGAGTTGGCCGCGTATGCCGTCGCGGGCCGAACGCCGCCGAAGGCGCTGCTGCGCCGGCGGGCCCGGCTCACCCGCTTCGCCGCCGGGCTGCGCGCGCTCTACCCGATCCGGTCGGGCTGGTCGTCCTGGTCCGACGAGGACACCCCGATCTGCCGCTGCGAGGAGGTGCCGCGCGGCCGGATCGCGGACGCGGCGCGGCACGGCGCGGACGACGTACGCTCGATCAAGCTGCTCACCCGCGCGGGCATGGGCTGGTGTCAGGGCCGCATGTGCGCCGAGGCCACCGCGTGCGTGCTCTCCGACGTGTTGGGCCGGCCGATCGCCGCGCCCGCACCCACCCGTGCGATCGCTGTCCCCATCCGTCTCGGAGATCTCGCCCAAGGAGCCTCATGA
- a CDS encoding (2Fe-2S)-binding protein — MTDETGPAPLDRTGDAGFHLTVDGRRIPVEPGQTVGAAMLAAGIRSWRTTRFAGRPRGLFCGIGVCFDCLVTVDGTPSLRACLVTARPDDEVTTS; from the coding sequence GTGACCGACGAAACCGGCCCCGCCCCCCTCGACCGAACCGGCGACGCCGGCTTCCACCTGACCGTGGACGGCCGCCGCATCCCGGTCGAGCCCGGCCAGACGGTCGGCGCCGCGATGCTCGCCGCCGGAATCCGGTCCTGGCGCACCACCCGGTTCGCGGGCAGGCCGCGCGGCCTGTTCTGCGGCATCGGGGTGTGCTTCGACTGCCTGGTCACGGTGGACGGCACGCCGTCGCTGCGCGCCTGCCTGGTGACCGCCCGCCCCGACGACGAGGTGACCACGTCATGA
- a CDS encoding NAD(P)/FAD-dependent oxidoreductase — protein MSQLRPSDVVVIGAGVVGAACAHFAARAGLSVTVLDRGPVAGGTTGAGEGNLLVSDKEPGPELALALLSLRLWAELAERRDDFEYEPKGGLIVARTEAEAAAMAATAAAQRACEVTAHAVDAARLPDYEPHLSRAVVAGTHYPQDAQVQPALAAASMLRADGIRLHTGVGVTGFLRGPDGRVVGVRTSRGDLSAGAVVNAAGTWSGEVAALAGITLPILPRRGFVLVTEPLPPIVRHKVYAAAYAGDVASGEADLASSAVVEGTPSGTVLIGASRERVGFDPSFPVPVLRRLAAQAIELFPVLADASVLRAYRGFRPYCPDHLPVVGPDPRAPGLLHACGHEGAGVGLAPATGLLIARTLTGERPDLDLAPFAPTRFAEVAA, from the coding sequence GTGAGCCAACTCCGTCCCAGTGATGTCGTCGTCATCGGCGCGGGCGTGGTGGGTGCCGCGTGCGCCCACTTCGCCGCCCGCGCGGGCCTGTCGGTCACCGTGCTCGACCGGGGCCCGGTCGCGGGCGGGACCACCGGCGCGGGTGAGGGAAACCTCCTCGTCTCGGACAAGGAGCCCGGCCCGGAACTCGCGCTGGCCCTGCTCTCGCTCCGCCTGTGGGCCGAACTCGCGGAACGCCGCGACGACTTCGAATACGAGCCCAAGGGCGGCCTGATCGTCGCCCGGACCGAGGCCGAGGCCGCCGCGATGGCGGCGACCGCGGCGGCCCAGCGCGCCTGCGAGGTCACCGCGCACGCGGTCGACGCCGCGCGCCTGCCCGACTACGAGCCGCACCTGTCCCGCGCCGTCGTGGCCGGCACCCACTATCCGCAGGACGCCCAGGTACAACCGGCCCTGGCCGCCGCCTCGATGTTGCGCGCCGACGGCATCCGGCTGCACACCGGGGTCGGCGTCACCGGCTTCCTGCGCGGGCCCGACGGGCGGGTGGTGGGCGTGCGGACCTCGCGGGGCGATCTGTCCGCCGGGGCGGTGGTCAACGCGGCCGGCACCTGGTCCGGCGAGGTGGCCGCGCTCGCCGGGATCACCCTGCCGATCCTGCCGCGCCGGGGCTTCGTGCTGGTCACCGAACCGCTGCCGCCGATCGTGCGGCACAAGGTGTACGCGGCGGCCTATGCCGGGGACGTGGCGAGCGGGGAGGCGGACCTGGCCTCGTCGGCGGTGGTGGAGGGGACCCCGTCCGGGACGGTCCTGATCGGCGCCAGTCGGGAGCGGGTGGGCTTCGACCCCTCGTTCCCGGTGCCGGTGTTGCGCCGACTGGCCGCCCAGGCGATCGAGTTGTTCCCGGTCCTGGCCGATGCCTCGGTGCTGCGCGCCTATCGGGGCTTTCGGCCGTACTGTCCGGACCACCTGCCGGTCGTGGGCCCGGATCCGCGCGCGCCCGGCCTGCTGCACGCGTGTGGCCACGAGGGCGCCGGCGTGGGTCTGGCACCCGCCACCGGCCTGCTGATCGCCCGCACGCTCACCGGGGAGCGCCCCGACCTCGACCTCGCCCCGTTCGCCCCGACCCGCTTCGCGGAGGTAGCCGCGTGA